ATGAAAAACATTGTATTCCATGTTGAAAACACAGTCTCACTTTTCTTCCAACTTTTGTCAGTGACGCTTATTTGTGACATTGGAGTACGCAGTAATGTATTTAGAATATATGGATGTATGAAAACttgaatattttaacatttctgtccaaaaaaatgtattatgtttattttaatgtgcTTATTGGAGcgctaatattttttatattttcttgtgTCCTCTTTTTTTCACCTCCATTAAAAGATTAGGATTGTTGGGGACACTAAAAAAGCCAATAACGCTCTTTTGTTTCCCTTCAGGAGGACCCAGTCATTACACGGACCAAGCCCTGTGACTACATTTGGCCCAAAGGCATGCATGCTACAGAATCCACACGCTGTAATGTAAGTACACCAGAGGTTACTGTTGCTTGAAAGGTTGGAGAGACCATGACTTGCTTTCTGAGGTTCAGAATAAAAAAAGCTACATTGTGGAATCCTCCTTGCTGTCCGTGTGAAACCTGAAATCATATACAAAATTCAGTTCTCAGGTGCGATACTACAGTGATCACGTCTAAAAGCGATCCaaggaattgttgtcattaaCATATTATACATTGAACATCTGTTTCCTGTAGTTAAAAAAAGGTATGCAAAAAAAGAGAAACTGCAGTGCAGTTCTAAACCACTGCAAACGACAACAGCTATTATGAACATATGGTCACGTGAATCCCTATCTTGCGGTGTCAATGAAAACTGAGCTTTATTATTCCTTATAAGGGCATATTTGTTCTACAGCTGTTGTATTGGACGGCGTGATTAGACAGTTCAGGTGTACTTCGTGTATCTCATGTTTCATGATGAAAATGCCAGCCAGCAGACTCAAAATGAGTTTTTGCTTTGAATTTGCACAAGGCAGGGTTAGTTTTATCCACCTGGGACTTCACTATCATGATGTTTAATTCAAGACTGCAGGGGTTGTTTTGCCTTTTTCCACACTGTCGTGCCAGTGTGGCCCAAAAGGCTTTGTTCTTTTGAAGCCTTCGTTGACTATGGAAGAGGTGTGGTTGTGAAACTGCGATGGCATGCACACACCCTGAAGTGAAGATAATGATCTGACTATATTTTATCCTTAGATGTACTCATTGCGCTTCATTAGCGAGAGCATGCCAAGAGCCACAGCGGCAGTGTCATTTCAACTGTTTGTTGCACGAATCAAATACAGGTCTGACAGTTAAATTGGTATCTTCTGTCCGACTTCATAAAAATGTCTCACGCATACATTATGGAGTACTCCGGCAAACACAAACAGGTGACACCTTGCCTTGAGCCAATTCTGCGTTCACGCTCATTGTGaatgcaaacacaaacacacatacatgacTTGGATGCTGATTGTACTACATTACACAGTCCCAGCGACTATTTATAAAACATTCTTCGTTCTCATACAAGGAGCCCATCAGCAGATCATGTAGATACAAGTTTGTGCCCCTACAAATATTTAGTAACGCCTCTTGTCTGCTCTTCagagccttgtttttttttttttttaaaggctgctGCATAACCAAAGAACACAAAACGATAATTCACCGTCtttcaacagcaacaacaatacaTGAGACTCATTGTCTCTACTGGGTTTCCCCTGACCGGCTTGCCACACATTTTGTTTGATTTCAGAGTAGAAAGCAGCCCTTTCCCAACTGTCAGTTTCTGCATTTTATACCAGAAATGTTTGGCATTTGTACAATGTAACGAAACTGCTGGTAGTTCCACTTTATGTAAGGTTGTTACGATCCAAAGATACACATCATTCACCCTTTTAACAGTATTCACTTCCCCTTGCGTAACCATTTTCTTGACAAACACGAGTTTGAGAAACgttttttacatgatttcatTTTCAACATAAAGTAGAAGCCCTTGCTTCTCGGCCATTTGTTTTGAAACTCACTCACACACTTTGAACTCCTTTCTTCCCTCTCGTATTTCCTGTTTGTATGCAGCCTGCCAAGAGGTAGATCACTTGCTTCTGGGCAAAGCAAAGGAGCATCGCTAACTGTGAAACAcacctgaaataaaaaaaataaataaaagaaagaaaggcCTTCCCTGAAATGGGCGTGCTTAAAAGCCCAGTGTGGGCAGGGCCCAGCGGAGGCTTAAAACCAGCGAGAGGTTTGATTCAGTAGCAGAATGCACCGGCAGGCTTTAGTCTTAAGTCCTCACTGGGACAAATATAGAAGCCGTGCGTATAGATAGTAAGGTTGTTagctgagccccccccccaccacagcGTACACAGGCTTAGCCCAGGTATCTACTAGACCACCGGAACAGGCTCGGCGACTCGTGTCTCGTATTCAAGGATGCCTTTGGGGCTAGGATGGTTCTTGGAGGGTTCTCCAGCTGAAGCAGCATCGGCAGAATCCATTCCAGTCACATGTGTACAGCCATGAAGGTGTTATTGCAGGACCTGGCAGGCAACAACAAGGAGAATAAAATGTGGAAATGGTGAGAGggcttttcattttctttgtcaCTTTGTCAAAGCTGATGGGACATGTTTACTGCATGGAATATTTATCACCAATACGGATATTTAAAAAACACTGATTTATCTTTGCATTagtagctttttaaaaatggagatTTCCCAAAACTCCAGCTTCGGCATGAGTGTGTGCACAGCTTTTGCATCATCAGAAATATGCAACATTATGTCGTGTTTTTAAGGCTTATTTAACAGAATATGACGTTATTGACTCACAGGTGTACATTATTTGCTTAATTGATTGTCATGAATAGTGTCCATTCTGTGGATTGTTTGTCTTATAGATTGGAAATAGTGTTGTAGAGGTTCCTGATTTTTTTAACCCACTTTCTTTAGTATTTTCTGACTCTATACTAAACTGACTAATATTGAAACATTTTCTTGATTATGAATTTTCCCCATATTTGACATTTCTGACCTCCTGCGTGCAGCAACAAATTTCGATACACTTTCTACGTGAGACCAATTTTCTTACTGAAATGTACTGTAACCTGCCAACAGAAGATACAACCCCATTTTACACCATTTTACTTTTCTTCTTCTGGCAgattattttgcttattttattttaaataatgcatCTCAGATTTTAGTacatacagttgtccctcgctaaACCATAGTTCGAAAATTGTTCGTTCACTCTGCCACGGTATGTAAGCAaatcttttttccccaaattcatcattttcaagcataaaaatggtcaaatgtactaaaatacaaatacagtataaaccaGAAGGTCcctttatgtatatattttttcacagtGAAGGTCTGAACCTCATTTTGCCTTAAATTGCATCAAAAAAAACTCGCACCTACGAATATTACATGTATTGCAACCTTGCACATCACCCTATTGTTTCAATACAACACAATGATCATGGCacataaatagtttttaaaaggAAACGGGACCAACATTCACATAAATACTGaaaggtttgactgtacaaaCAATGGATGAAGACAGAGGCTTATGTTTACAGTTACTTGTATACTTATCTGATAAAATATtagataataatttaataagtaTCTCATTAAAAACTGCAACTGTGATCAAACGTCCACCACGTGATGTGGATGAAACCAAGAGTCGATCCCCCCCAGGGCGGCATTCAAGCCAGAACCGCCCCTGTCAGCGAGCatgattatttgttattatatttcccaTTCACTTGACTTGCCCGTAAAGGGCCATCACTGGGTCCCCATCCATTGGGTGATATAACATGTAAGCCATTAAGACCaaaatcttatttttaaatcttaaatttaaaaatttaaaaatttaaaaatttaaaaatttaaaaatttaaaaatttaaaaatttaaaaatttaaaaatttaaaaatttaaaaatttaaaaaataacattaaaaattaaaatatattaaataatttttaataaatataaaattataaaattatgaaattataaaattatgaaattataaaattataaaattataaaattataaaattataaaattataaaattataaaattataaaattataaaattaaaattaatgtggTTACCACTTGACTTTTGTTGTCTTTGAACTTGGACTGCATTAAACTGCACAGAATTTGTAGTTTGTAGCACCACTACAAGTGATTTTACCTCATGTACCGTGCGGTACGGTGCCATCCTTCCTGCCAGAGTTTGTACTATACTGTCACTATTTTCCCACCGATGTCATAATCTTCCTTTCTTTTTATGTACGTCATTGATCCCCAAATTGAGAGTACTTCTGCAATCAGAGTCTTGTTTATGAAAGGGAATAAAAGTCTTAAGACATAACTGATAAGCATAAACCCACAGAGCTCCACATGTGACCAGTCCAAATGCCACGGTGGGCTGCTGAAGTTCAGCTCTCAGTGGCTGAAATAGCCTTAAGGTAAGtaagtgaaaaaataaataaaaacgcaGACTGTGTTTGAGCTTGTTTGTCTGTGTAAGTTCTACAATCAAATAAATCGAGTGGATAGTTGACAAAACAGGCAGAGAATAAAATGTTTCAGACTGTGCTACACCCCGGCGGACACCACAAGGGTGTCCACGGGCAGCAGGCTTTCAGCCATAGCCCTTATAATTGGATAGCACCCACACGCTGCTTCCTGCATACGCTTCAGCCGCTTAAGAGGCTCACAAGATGTGCGTTTCACTCCCTCGACGGTGAAAACTGTTTGCCTGTCCACAGGCACATTCAGGACCCCGCCACACAGAGACTGACGTGGAACACGGCCCCCAAGAGCGTCCTCGTCATCAAGAAGATCCGAGATGCCAGCCTGCTTCTGCCTTTCAAGGAGCTCTGCATATTCCTCACGGAGGTATGGCTGAACTAGTGGATGCTGAACTAGTTTTTATAGGTTGTGATGTCATTTCCTATTCTCTCTTAGGTCAAAAAGATGATTGTTTATGTGGAAAAGAAGGTTCTGGAGGACCCGACTATTTCCGATGATGAAAACTTTGGGACCATTACGAAGAAATTCTGCACTTTCAGAGAAGGTATGATGATACGGTTAATAAATAATCCATACAGGCAGTCCTTTATCACGTATAGTAGACTCTGGTTTAACATGCTAAATGTTTTGCCTCCCAACAGATCTGGATGACATCTCCAATCGTGTGGACTTCATCATCTGTCTTGGTGGAGATGGAACTTTGCTGTACGCTTCCTCACTCTTCCAGGTATGAACCATGACTACACATTGTGCAGCTTAATCCATCTACAAGTACTGTTGTGTAAGGCAGCGCTACTATGCTGTGCAGGAGAGTGTCCCCCCAGTGATGGCCTTCCATTTGGGCTCACTGGGCTTCTTGACACCATTTAAATTTGACACCTATCAGTCTCAAGTCACCCAAATTATTGAAGGTATTGTTATGTTCCTACAGCGTTATATAAAGTCGTGAAGGACAGGCATTAATTGTTTCTTTTAATGTATAGGTAATGCTGCCATAGTGCTGCGCAGTCGCTTGAAAGTCCGAGTGCACCGAGAGCGGGAGAAGGGAGTCTTTCTGACCAACGGGGACGTAGACAGTGGCCACAAAACTGCATACTATCAGGTAACACCTCACGTGCACACAGGCGACTTTAGGTTGTCCAAACATAGACGCAGAACAATAAAGGGCCACCTCGTAGTTGGAGAATGAGATAGCTACTTCATGTGGGCTAACCCcggatgacatcatcatgactCAGCTGTGGCCTTTGAGCTGAGGAAGGTTGCTTTGCATGGAAATCATATACAGCATCTTAATCACTAAAAGGACATGCAATCTCATTCAAGTGATGAATGCGTAATAATCACACATACGCACAACACATTTACAACTTGATGTGACCAGATTTGACAGATAGAAATGTTCAATGCCCTCCCAAAGCACCACTAAGCTgcataattaaaaatgaaatgtaaaaccCCATTTCTGCTGCCACAGCTTTACCTGCTGATGCTTCTTCGTCGGCAAAACCAGCGACTACgtatattaaaatacaatattatagtatttttaggCCATTTTTGACATGCATTtggcttaatttttttttatggttatcGTTTGTGAATGTTCCCAAATGGGCTTTTCTACTCACAATCATTTGGAATTTTAAAaggtatcattcattcattttctaccgcttatcctcacgagggtcgcggaggtgctggagcctatcccagctgtctttgggcgagaggcggggcacaccctgaactggtggccagccaatcacagggcacagatagacaaacaaccattcacactcacattcatacctatggacaatttggagtcaccaattaacctagcatgtttttggaatgtgggaggaaaccggagtacccagagaaaacccacgcatgcacagggagaacatgcgaactccactcagagatggctgagggtgggattgaacttgggtttcctgtgaggtctgtgcgctaaccacttgactaccgtgcagccgcGCCCATTACAATTGCATGCAAATTGTGTGATGACGTCATTACATCAccaccgccacaaatacatagCAGTCCTATGTGAACCACTGTGTCCTAGAATTATTCACGGACATTTTGTTGAATGCCGAGTAAAAATAATACCATATTGAACGCCTTAGCCCATTATTATTTGcaactgtttttggaatgtgggaggaaaccggagtcccacgcatgcacagggagaacatgcaaaaggtatcatagataaacaaatattatttaagctaactctgtaattaaaaaaatatgtttgtgtcAATGCAAGAggcaaatgacaaatgaatatCGGCTCCAAATTTTGGTTATTGGACTTCTTGGCAACCAAAATTGAGTATCAGTCTAATTTTTAGTAATTTCTAGTATGTCGATCATCGGGTGTTCTGAATGTGCTAAGATGATaccatatagtgtatatataaacTCTAGTCTAGGGATACACTGAGAGAAAttaccaaaataaacacatgctaacattagctaatcCCGTTGCTGCAGCAGCCTGTGGCTCTCATATAGCGATAGCTATAGCGCTCATCTCGGACTTACTGAGAAGTTGTTTTTGTTACTGATGCGTTCAGTGCAGCTTGGTTTTTACAGTTTCTGTCTGTACTGTTTTGAAGTGTAAAAGCTGAGCAGAGCCGGTACTATGTAGTGGAAAAACAGCAAGGATGGTCTCCATGTATGGTGATGGTATCAAAAACTGTCAACAGGAAGTTGCACATTAATGATTGTGACGATTCTGTGTTTCAGGTGCTGAATGAAGTGGTGGTGGACAGAGGGCCATCCTCGTACCTGTCCAACGTCGACCTCTTCCTGGACGGACATCTCATCACTACGGTGCAGGGAGACGGTGAGTTGTATTGTCGTGGTgggggcttccttatgggcgtggctgtagatGCGATCCACTCTGTTTAccaggcaagctcaggcagacgttattaaaatatttttatctgtcaatggcattatttttttgaaatatccaCCAAACTCTTACCAAAGGTCGGAAAAAAATCATAgtaaggtcccctttaaggcttAGCAGGAACATGTTGGGGAAAGTCCGCGAGATAAAGGTGTGTCTCTTCACTGATGACTGGCTTGACTTGAGGCACCAGTATTGCACAACATGGCAGAACTGCAACACATAATCTAGACACGCTAGAATGTGTCACAACTGGCCGTGGTGCATGtgaatgtaataaaaatgattttcttATACATTATTGGAGGGTTCTACAGTATTGAAGTGGGAAACACTATTGCATTCAAGCAACAACTCGTGCTAAACACAGGAAGGTGGTGCTTGAACTtgttgccacattgtgtctttcagTCAAAAATCCTCAGTAACTGATGTCAAGCTACATTtgtaaaactatataaaaaaaaacggttcatcagaccttctggaattaattaatgatcttAACCCAAGTTTGGCTGTCtgtgtttggtgtgtgtgtgtcgtgtccACAGGTGTGATCGTGTCCACACCTACAGGCAGCACAGCATATGCAGTGGCTGCAGGAGCCTCCATGATACACCCCAATGTACCAGCGATCATGATCACTCCAATCTGCCCACACTCACTGTCCTTCAGACCCATCGTGGTGCCTGCTGGAGTGGAGctgaaggtacacacacacaaacacacaaaaagtggCTTCACAGTTAAGGTCAGGTAGTTTGGTAATGTTATGTTGCAAGATTAACACTTGACTGTATTTTGCTTCTTGCAAATTAGAtacaatttgattttttttgtgtggaactTGGCTGCTTCATtgtattaaatgtaaaa
This window of the Doryrhamphus excisus isolate RoL2022-K1 chromosome 10, RoL_Dexc_1.0, whole genome shotgun sequence genome carries:
- the nadka gene encoding NAD kinase isoform X1, which translates into the protein MDGAEEVRVTNTPYCWPAHDAGNIAGTRLARRSRKARSLSTSSASTSSEYRRTQSLHGPSPVTTFGPKACMLQNPHAVMHIQDPATQRLTWNTAPKSVLVIKKIRDASLLLPFKELCIFLTEVKKMIVYVEKKVLEDPTISDDENFGTITKKFCTFREDLDDISNRVDFIICLGGDGTLLYASSLFQESVPPVMAFHLGSLGFLTPFKFDTYQSQVTQIIEGNAAIVLRSRLKVRVHREREKGVFLTNGDVDSGHKTAYYQVLNEVVVDRGPSSYLSNVDLFLDGHLITTVQGDGVIVSTPTGSTAYAVAAGASMIHPNVPAIMITPICPHSLSFRPIVVPAGVELKIMLSCDARNTAWVSFDGRRRQEICHGDSITITTSCFPVPCICFRNPVNDWFESLAQCLHWNVRKKQNIFSSEDDF
- the nadka gene encoding NAD kinase isoform X2, which translates into the protein MCTAMKVLLQDLAGNNKENKMWKWHIQDPATQRLTWNTAPKSVLVIKKIRDASLLLPFKELCIFLTEVKKMIVYVEKKVLEDPTISDDENFGTITKKFCTFREDLDDISNRVDFIICLGGDGTLLYASSLFQESVPPVMAFHLGSLGFLTPFKFDTYQSQVTQIIEGNAAIVLRSRLKVRVHREREKGVFLTNGDVDSGHKTAYYQVLNEVVVDRGPSSYLSNVDLFLDGHLITTVQGDGVIVSTPTGSTAYAVAAGASMIHPNVPAIMITPICPHSLSFRPIVVPAGVELKIMLSCDARNTAWVSFDGRRRQEICHGDSITITTSCFPVPCICFRNPVNDWFESLAQCLHWNVRKKQNIFSSEDDF